One genomic segment of Vibrio mimicus includes these proteins:
- a CDS encoding GNAT family N-acetyltransferase, protein MANNVQHDESNHCYKVALEGEYYAIVKYQQQGEVLHITSTRVPDELQGKGYGKVMMESVLPEIESAGLTIVPVCSYVAHYLERHPEWQHLRHRSV, encoded by the coding sequence ATGGCAAACAATGTGCAACATGATGAATCAAACCATTGCTACAAAGTCGCTTTAGAAGGTGAATATTACGCCATTGTGAAATATCAACAGCAAGGCGAGGTGCTACACATTACATCGACCCGTGTGCCTGACGAGTTACAAGGCAAAGGATATGGGAAAGTAATGATGGAAAGTGTGTTACCCGAGATTGAGAGTGCAGGTTTGACGATTGTTCCGGTGTGCAGCTATGTCGCTCATTATCTTGAACGGCATCCCGAATGGCAGCATTTGCGCCATCGTTCCGTTTGA
- a CDS encoding PilZ domain-containing protein, with protein sequence MNSRPAENIDDNEGQTQSQRSKTVSTINSTDALAMVEHGSELTLSITTPVGTKFVCRTPFIGTHTDKFLLVETPKISPEDLGFFFQEGFWMNIRAISPRGEGALIHFRSQLMHILQEPLPLAFLTIPNTMQVSQLRKEPRFELNLAGKVVFEDRRGDCELRDLSRSGCRFITPPLGRTYQMGDLVALEIFSDLRGNNSFPPLTGKICNLQRSLHHARYGLEFNEEGRANAKNLLAQLKFNGTKLTLNIDKKS encoded by the coding sequence ATGAATTCACGGCCCGCTGAAAATATTGATGATAATGAAGGCCAAACGCAGTCTCAACGAAGCAAAACTGTATCAACAATCAACAGTACCGATGCGCTCGCTATGGTGGAACATGGTAGTGAGTTAACGTTGAGTATTACCACACCGGTGGGGACAAAATTTGTCTGCCGTACTCCTTTTATTGGTACTCATACCGATAAATTTTTACTGGTTGAAACACCTAAAATCTCTCCCGAAGATTTAGGATTTTTCTTCCAAGAAGGGTTTTGGATGAACATTCGCGCCATCTCTCCCAGAGGGGAGGGAGCGCTAATTCATTTTCGCAGCCAGCTGATGCACATTTTGCAAGAGCCCCTACCACTGGCTTTTTTGACGATCCCCAATACCATGCAAGTCTCTCAACTGCGTAAAGAACCAAGATTCGAGCTGAATTTGGCTGGCAAAGTAGTCTTTGAGGATCGGCGTGGAGATTGTGAATTGCGTGACCTCTCACGCAGTGGCTGTCGCTTCATTACTCCGCCATTGGGAAGAACTTACCAAATGGGAGATTTGGTTGCGCTTGAGATATTCTCTGATCTACGTGGCAACAATAGCTTTCCCCCGCTAACGGGAAAAATATGTAACCTACAGCGCTCGCTTCATCACGCTCGCTATGGGTTGGAGTTTAATGAGGAAGGTCGAGCTAACGCCAAAAACTTGTTGGCACAGCTGAAGTTTAACGGCACCAAACTCACGTTGAATATCGACAAGAAATCGTAG
- the gltS gene encoding sodium/glutamate symporter yields the protein MNQIISIGALESFLIAISVLFLGHFINAKLPILTKFNIPEPIVGGLVVACVITGLHFQGIDMEFSLPLQNVFMLMFFSTVGLAANYTQLMKGGAKVFLFLAVASVFIIIQNGVGVSLAASLGLDPLLGLIAGSITLSGGHGTGAAWANTFAENYGLTNTLEIAMASATFGLIIGGIIGSPVAQKLIDKHSIESEYGRGTQTHSRFPELVTYNEYEEDKVTAKKVIEILFILLICVTGAKYLEAWVKTFEIRWLMIPDFVYALFIGVFITNLLEVTKLRKVDAETVDILGTVSLSLFLAMALMSLKLWNIFDLALPFLVILAIQSVVLGIFCYFVTFKVMGANYDAAVISAGHCGFGLGATPTAVMNMGSVVKRFGPSPQAFMVVPIVGAFFIDIVNLIILQGYISFLG from the coding sequence ATGAATCAAATCATTTCTATTGGAGCATTAGAGTCTTTCCTGATTGCTATCAGTGTCCTTTTTCTAGGTCACTTTATTAATGCCAAACTTCCCATTTTGACTAAATTCAACATACCGGAACCGATTGTCGGTGGATTAGTGGTTGCCTGTGTGATCACGGGATTGCATTTTCAAGGTATTGATATGGAATTCTCTCTGCCGTTACAAAACGTCTTTATGTTGATGTTTTTTAGCACTGTAGGGCTAGCGGCGAACTATACCCAACTGATGAAAGGTGGTGCAAAAGTGTTCCTGTTCTTGGCAGTAGCATCGGTATTCATCATCATTCAAAACGGCGTTGGGGTTTCTCTGGCGGCTAGTCTGGGACTAGATCCTCTGTTGGGTTTGATTGCCGGCTCAATCACGTTATCGGGTGGCCATGGTACGGGAGCCGCGTGGGCAAATACTTTTGCAGAGAATTATGGTTTAACCAACACGTTAGAGATCGCTATGGCTTCAGCAACGTTCGGTTTGATCATTGGCGGCATCATCGGCAGCCCCGTAGCTCAGAAATTAATTGATAAACACAGTATTGAGTCTGAATACGGGCGTGGTACGCAAACGCATTCTCGCTTCCCTGAGCTGGTTACGTATAACGAATATGAAGAAGATAAAGTCACTGCGAAGAAGGTGATTGAAATTCTATTTATCTTGCTCATATGCGTTACGGGGGCGAAGTACCTTGAAGCTTGGGTTAAAACCTTTGAAATCCGCTGGCTGATGATCCCAGATTTTGTATATGCCTTGTTTATTGGGGTATTCATTACCAACCTGTTGGAAGTTACGAAGCTGCGTAAGGTTGATGCTGAGACGGTCGATATCTTAGGGACGGTTTCGTTGTCACTGTTTCTCGCCATGGCTCTGATGAGCCTGAAATTGTGGAACATTTTTGACTTGGCATTACCATTTCTGGTGATCCTAGCGATTCAATCCGTTGTATTGGGTATTTTTTGTTACTTTGTGACGTTTAAAGTCATGGGGGCCAATTATGATGCAGCGGTAATTTCTGCGGGGCATTGTGGTTTTGGCTTAGGGGCCACACCAACGGCAGTGATGAATATGGGATCGGTCGTAAAACGCTTTGGTCCTTCACCACAAGCCTTTATGGTGGTGCCAATTGTCGGCGCATTTTTCATCGACATAGTGAACTTGATCATCTTGCAGGGTTACATCTCATTTCTAGGATGA
- a CDS encoding DUF368 domain-containing protein encodes MNYLSTYLKGLAMGAADVVPGVSGGTIAFITGIYDTLLESIRRINPSLLSVWKEQGLAGVFRHINGLFLITLFGGIFTSIATLAKLISWLLVTHPIPIWSFFFGLIMVSVWHMLRQIEQKTVSRLLWLIAGAILAYGITVLKPLHLEPTYLNILLSGAIAICAMILPGISGSFILLLIGMYAPVLGAVKTFQIDILLLFLTGCIVGLLSFSHVLSWLLRRYRDITLTFLTGLMLGTLPKIWPWKETLSWRVNSSGEQVPLLQRNLSPFEFEALTSQPSQWILAIVLMLAAFALVLGLEKYAEK; translated from the coding sequence ATGAACTACTTAAGCACCTACCTAAAAGGGCTAGCGATGGGCGCCGCCGATGTCGTCCCTGGTGTATCAGGCGGTACTATCGCCTTTATCACGGGCATTTACGATACTCTGCTTGAAAGCATTCGCCGCATTAACCCAAGCTTACTCTCTGTATGGAAGGAGCAAGGCTTAGCTGGGGTATTTCGCCATATTAATGGTCTGTTTTTGATCACGCTATTTGGTGGGATTTTCACCAGCATTGCCACCCTAGCCAAGCTCATCTCATGGCTGTTGGTCACTCATCCTATCCCTATTTGGTCATTTTTCTTTGGTCTTATTATGGTTTCTGTATGGCACATGCTGCGCCAAATCGAGCAGAAAACCGTCTCTCGTCTGCTGTGGCTTATCGCCGGAGCCATCTTGGCTTACGGCATTACCGTGCTTAAACCATTACACCTTGAACCCACTTACCTCAATATTCTACTCTCAGGTGCCATTGCGATCTGTGCGATGATCCTGCCTGGTATTTCGGGCAGTTTTATTTTGCTGTTGATTGGGATGTATGCACCGGTATTAGGCGCAGTCAAAACCTTCCAGATTGATATTCTGCTGCTTTTCTTAACGGGATGTATCGTAGGGCTGCTGAGTTTCTCACATGTGTTGTCATGGCTTTTAAGACGCTACCGAGACATCACTTTAACCTTCCTAACCGGACTCATGCTCGGTACTTTACCGAAAATCTGGCCTTGGAAAGAGACGCTTTCTTGGCGTGTCAACTCTAGTGGCGAACAAGTTCCTCTGCTGCAACGCAACCTTTCTCCCTTTGAATTTGAAGCCCTCACTTCGCAACCTTCACAGTGGATTTTAGCGATTGTACTCATGCTCGCGGCCTTCGCTCTTGTACTAGGTTTAGAGAAGTACGCAGAAAAATAA
- a CDS encoding SCO family protein: protein MSKNWSLILVVAFTLGFGVKAYLDSQQKLTNTTPTSLALFGQNQQPVQLFDQTDPRIRIVYFGFTRCPDVCPTSLAMLSAALNQVDDKAKSQLRPMFISLDPERDDAKLAAQYAHYFHPMIEGASGSLETTQQLAKKYGVIFRKTELPNSELKYTLDHSSYFYFLQPDGTLIDKVPHTQDPAPIVETIQKIVNSKG, encoded by the coding sequence ATGAGTAAAAACTGGTCTCTAATTTTAGTCGTGGCTTTCACACTCGGTTTTGGTGTGAAAGCTTACCTTGATAGCCAACAAAAACTGACGAATACAACACCTACATCGCTGGCATTGTTTGGACAAAACCAGCAACCCGTTCAACTGTTCGACCAAACCGACCCACGAATTCGAATTGTCTACTTTGGTTTTACGCGCTGCCCCGATGTTTGTCCAACCTCTTTAGCTATGCTCTCAGCAGCCTTAAATCAGGTGGATGACAAAGCTAAATCACAACTTCGCCCAATGTTTATTTCTCTCGATCCAGAGAGAGATGATGCCAAGCTTGCCGCACAATATGCCCACTATTTCCATCCAATGATCGAAGGGGCTTCTGGTTCCTTAGAAACCACGCAGCAGCTTGCTAAAAAATATGGCGTGATTTTTCGAAAAACCGAACTCCCCAATTCAGAGTTAAAATACACCTTGGATCACAGCTCTTATTTCTATTTTTTACAACCAGATGGCACATTGATCGATAAAGTACCGCATACCCAAGACCCAGCACCAATCGTGGAAACCATACAAAAAATCGTAAATTCAAAAGGATAA
- a CDS encoding copper chaperone PCu(A)C: MKLKTLLLSSLLLSSSAFAKSDIMIHAPYARATPPAAVNSALFAEVMNRSDLDRYIVSASTDVAGKVELHDVIKEGDVMKMRQVEELVVPAKGTLVLQPGSFHIMLLELKKPLQEGESIEVEFTFKNGEKQTITAPVKKVMSGMAQHGSH; this comes from the coding sequence ATGAAACTAAAAACTTTACTTCTTTCTAGCCTACTACTCAGCAGCTCCGCGTTTGCAAAGTCGGACATCATGATCCATGCGCCTTATGCACGCGCTACCCCACCAGCGGCAGTTAATAGTGCTTTGTTTGCTGAAGTGATGAACCGCAGCGATTTGGACCGCTATATTGTTTCAGCAAGTACGGATGTCGCTGGAAAAGTGGAACTGCATGATGTCATTAAAGAAGGTGATGTGATGAAAATGCGCCAAGTGGAAGAATTGGTTGTTCCTGCCAAAGGCACCTTAGTTTTGCAACCTGGCAGCTTCCACATCATGTTACTGGAACTGAAGAAACCACTACAAGAAGGCGAAAGCATTGAAGTGGAATTCACTTTCAAAAATGGAGAGAAACAAACCATCACCGCACCGGTGAAAAAAGTGATGTCCGGCATGGCTCAGCATGGATCACATTAA
- the sstT gene encoding serine/threonine transporter SstT, which yields MQNNSFIASFARGNLVLQILAGILLGAALATFSPDYAQKVGLLGNLFVGALKAVAPVLVFILVASSIANQKKNKHTYMRPIVVLYLFGTFSAALTAVVLSFLFPTTLVLASGAEGATPPQGIAEVLNTLLFKLVDNPINALMNANYIGILAWGVGLGLALHHASATTKAVFEDLSHGISQIVRFIIRLAPLGIFGLVASTFATTGFGALAGYAQLLAVLLGAMAFIALVVNPLIVYYKIRRNPFPLVLQCLRESGVTAFFTRSSAANIPVNMALCEKLKLDEDTYSVSIPLGATINMAGAAITITVLTLAAVHTMGIEVDLMTALLLSVVAAVSACGASGVAGGSLLLIPLACGLFGISNDVAMQVVAVGFIIGVIQDSAETALNSSTDVIFTAAVCQSAHAEQLQSEKLEQA from the coding sequence ATGCAAAACAACTCATTTATAGCCAGTTTTGCGCGTGGAAATCTGGTATTACAAATTTTAGCTGGCATCCTATTAGGTGCTGCTCTAGCTACTTTTTCACCAGATTACGCCCAAAAAGTGGGATTACTTGGTAATTTATTCGTTGGTGCACTGAAAGCCGTTGCGCCTGTCCTCGTGTTTATTTTGGTAGCGTCTTCCATCGCTAATCAGAAGAAAAATAAACACACTTACATGCGTCCGATCGTTGTGCTGTACCTATTTGGCACCTTTTCAGCAGCACTGACCGCCGTTGTCCTGAGCTTTCTTTTCCCAACGACCTTGGTCTTAGCCAGCGGAGCAGAAGGCGCAACACCACCACAAGGTATTGCCGAAGTGCTTAATACTCTGTTGTTTAAACTGGTGGATAACCCAATCAATGCGCTGATGAATGCTAACTACATTGGTATTTTGGCTTGGGGTGTGGGTTTAGGTTTAGCGCTGCACCATGCTTCTGCCACTACAAAAGCGGTTTTTGAAGATCTCAGCCACGGTATTTCACAGATTGTTCGCTTTATCATTCGCCTCGCCCCACTAGGTATTTTTGGTTTAGTCGCGTCAACCTTCGCAACGACAGGGTTCGGTGCTCTAGCTGGTTATGCTCAGCTACTTGCCGTTTTACTTGGCGCAATGGCCTTTATTGCTCTCGTGGTGAACCCACTGATTGTTTACTACAAAATTCGTCGCAACCCTTTTCCTCTGGTACTTCAATGCCTACGCGAAAGTGGTGTAACCGCATTTTTCACGCGCTCAAGTGCCGCCAACATCCCAGTCAACATGGCGTTGTGTGAAAAACTCAAGTTGGATGAAGACACTTACTCGGTTTCTATCCCACTAGGCGCTACCATCAACATGGCGGGCGCTGCAATCACGATCACTGTGCTCACCTTGGCCGCTGTACACACTATGGGCATTGAAGTGGATCTAATGACAGCCCTACTGCTGAGTGTGGTCGCTGCAGTTTCTGCGTGTGGGGCATCCGGTGTGGCAGGTGGCTCACTGCTGCTGATCCCACTTGCATGTGGTTTGTTTGGTATTTCTAACGATGTCGCAATGCAAGTCGTTGCTGTTGGTTTCATCATTGGTGTGATTCAAGACTCGGCAGAAACCGCATTGAACAGCTCAACAGATGTCATCTTCACTGCAGCGGTGTGCCAATCTGCCCATGCTGAACAACTGCAATCTGAGAAGCTTGAGCAAGCGTAA
- a CDS encoding phosphatase PAP2 family protein, producing MKTRIKSCKRALVLLLTFTLLLVPLAVVSLQLDFFKPVSESVGKTMMYLTQSAGKEGFLFSLLFLSIWVGWRCQIPRQQWLNKAIQLVLLLGLAMVMKTGLKAVTQEPRPYTELMAQSLLLPNGEHFYKLSEPKQEALLVAMESKVSPWRIVHWQGETDYSFPSGHTVFAVLCLLYFGSLLIEKKHYLSLGALLIWALSVAYSRLWLGMHHPVDLFGAGLLVGGLYLLVPQQYPLQHPRFQPWLRRMHLV from the coding sequence ATGAAAACGCGCATTAAGAGCTGTAAGCGTGCCTTGGTATTACTGCTGACGTTTACCCTTCTGTTGGTTCCACTCGCTGTAGTGTCCTTACAACTGGATTTTTTCAAACCTGTCAGTGAATCAGTGGGGAAAACCATGATGTATCTGACGCAATCTGCGGGTAAAGAAGGTTTCCTATTTTCTTTGCTCTTTTTGTCGATCTGGGTTGGATGGCGCTGCCAAATACCACGCCAACAATGGTTGAATAAAGCTATTCAATTAGTTCTTTTACTAGGGTTAGCCATGGTGATGAAGACGGGATTGAAAGCCGTGACGCAAGAGCCAAGACCTTACACTGAATTGATGGCTCAATCTCTGTTATTACCCAATGGCGAGCATTTTTATAAGCTCTCTGAGCCCAAACAAGAAGCTTTATTAGTGGCGATGGAATCGAAAGTCAGCCCATGGAGAATCGTACATTGGCAGGGTGAAACGGATTACTCTTTCCCTTCAGGGCACACGGTATTCGCAGTGCTCTGTTTACTCTACTTCGGTAGCTTGCTTATTGAGAAGAAACACTACTTGAGTCTTGGGGCGCTTCTCATTTGGGCGCTGAGTGTGGCCTACAGCCGATTGTGGCTTGGTATGCATCATCCGGTAGATCTTTTCGGTGCAGGACTGTTGGTGGGGGGACTGTATTTATTGGTTCCGCAGCAGTATCCATTGCAACACCCTCGTTTCCAACCGTGGTTACGGCGCATGCATCTGGTATAA
- a CDS encoding HDOD domain-containing protein: protein MVKNALLNRLNELPRLSKVMQELLEMANQPNVDFHKLSKKITLDQILTARLLRMANSAYFGGNGHIATVNDAIIRVGIESVRTLIVASVLSSAFPKIDTLNLNEYWINTFETALIASKIAEQVGLDKSETFTTGVLHNIGELMIHTLMPSEAKLIEQKIAQGVDPLTAQEEILGISAPRIGAMLAKEWKFPSEMIDAIKHFDEPREAEISPKLAVAIHFARDINRYWDSFEQTKDKSVYLADHPDSRLLNISATFQSAIDGVRGNGKEIATQMMAA from the coding sequence ATGGTGAAGAATGCTCTGCTTAATCGTTTGAATGAACTCCCTAGACTTTCTAAAGTTATGCAAGAATTGTTGGAAATGGCGAACCAACCGAATGTGGATTTTCACAAACTGAGTAAAAAAATTACCTTAGACCAGATATTAACCGCACGTTTACTGCGTATGGCGAATTCGGCCTATTTTGGGGGCAATGGGCATATCGCGACCGTCAATGATGCCATCATCCGTGTCGGTATTGAATCCGTTCGCACCTTGATTGTTGCGTCTGTACTCTCCAGCGCCTTTCCGAAAATTGACACCCTCAATTTGAATGAATACTGGATTAATACTTTTGAAACCGCACTCATTGCGAGCAAAATCGCTGAGCAAGTCGGTTTAGATAAATCGGAAACCTTCACTACAGGTGTATTGCACAATATTGGTGAACTGATGATTCACACGTTAATGCCAAGTGAAGCAAAATTGATTGAACAGAAAATTGCCCAAGGAGTCGATCCGCTCACCGCTCAAGAAGAGATCTTAGGGATTTCAGCTCCGCGAATTGGTGCCATGCTTGCCAAAGAATGGAAATTCCCATCGGAAATGATTGATGCGATTAAACACTTTGATGAACCTCGCGAAGCCGAAATTTCACCTAAATTGGCGGTAGCAATTCATTTTGCCCGAGACATCAACCGCTACTGGGATAGCTTTGAACAGACTAAAGACAAATCCGTGTATCTCGCCGATCACCCAGATTCACGCTTACTCAATATCTCTGCGACTTTCCAATCCGCGATTGATGGAGTCCGCGGAAATGGTAAAGAAATTGCGACACAAATGATGGCCGCCTAA
- a CDS encoding PhoX family protein has product MWKRDEQDSQFSEMIEAQLSRRHFLAGSAAMSTGAFLALNPVASAVAAPAQSTLLNFTPIPVSTEDAVMVPKGYKATPLMSWGDPIFAKAPEFDQSGKQDSKAQELQFGDNTDGMSFFSISEDRGVLAINNEYTNYEYLFDHQGKAMTADDVRKAQAAVGVTVVEVVRKNGQWMVDRQGERNRRITAYTPMMMTGPAAGHDLLKTADDPSGLKVLGTFNNCANGQTPWGTYLTCEENFDDFFGADQEGSVNADQKRYGIAAAPSDYQWHKHDSRFDVTKNPNEPNRFGWVVEIDPHNPNSTPLKRTALGRFKHENAALVVNSDGHVVVYLGDDERGEHLYKFVSKNRYQEGDDEQNRKLLEEGTLYVAKFDIKDKELKGSGRWIELSFGKNGLTPENGFKDQAEVLIFARRAATQVGATTMDRPEWVAVHPDKKHVFCTLTNNKNRGKEGQPVGGPNPREKNNYGQIVRWMPAQGDHTNAVFAWDLYLIAGNPTVHKGTLYAGSENISADNMFNSPDGLGFDDAGRLWILTDGNYSNQGDFAGQGNNQMLCGDPITGEVKRFLTGPIACEITGLTFSPDHKTMFVGVQHPGEEGAPSHFPYGGNSKPRSTVMMITREDGGVIGA; this is encoded by the coding sequence ATGTGGAAGCGTGATGAGCAAGATTCCCAATTTAGTGAAATGATTGAAGCACAACTCTCAAGACGTCATTTTTTAGCGGGTAGTGCAGCAATGAGTACAGGAGCTTTTTTAGCTCTAAATCCCGTAGCAAGTGCGGTAGCCGCACCTGCTCAATCCACCCTGCTCAACTTCACTCCGATCCCTGTATCAACCGAAGATGCGGTAATGGTTCCGAAAGGTTATAAAGCAACGCCACTTATGTCTTGGGGGGATCCAATTTTTGCCAAGGCTCCGGAATTTGACCAAAGCGGCAAGCAAGATTCTAAAGCACAAGAGTTGCAATTTGGCGATAACACAGACGGGATGAGTTTCTTCTCGATCAGTGAGGATCGTGGTGTGTTAGCCATCAATAATGAATACACCAACTACGAATATCTGTTTGATCATCAAGGCAAAGCAATGACGGCTGATGATGTGCGTAAAGCGCAAGCGGCAGTGGGTGTCACTGTGGTTGAAGTGGTTCGTAAGAATGGTCAATGGATGGTGGATCGTCAAGGTGAGCGTAACCGTCGAATTACTGCTTACACTCCTATGATGATGACTGGGCCTGCAGCAGGACACGATCTGTTGAAAACAGCTGATGACCCGAGCGGCTTAAAAGTACTTGGGACGTTTAATAATTGCGCGAATGGCCAAACCCCTTGGGGAACGTATCTGACCTGTGAAGAAAATTTTGATGATTTCTTTGGTGCGGATCAGGAAGGCAGTGTGAACGCTGATCAAAAGCGTTACGGTATTGCCGCGGCTCCTAGTGATTATCAATGGCATAAACACGATTCACGTTTTGATGTGACAAAGAATCCGAATGAGCCAAACCGTTTTGGTTGGGTGGTAGAAATTGATCCACATAACCCAAATTCAACGCCACTGAAACGTACCGCTCTTGGGCGTTTTAAACATGAAAATGCGGCATTAGTGGTTAACAGCGATGGCCATGTAGTGGTTTACCTCGGAGATGATGAACGCGGCGAACACTTATATAAGTTCGTTTCAAAAAATCGTTACCAAGAGGGTGATGATGAACAGAACCGCAAGTTGCTTGAAGAGGGCACTCTTTATGTTGCGAAGTTCGATATCAAGGATAAGGAACTGAAAGGCAGCGGGCGTTGGATTGAATTAAGTTTTGGTAAAAACGGTCTGACTCCAGAAAATGGTTTTAAAGATCAGGCAGAAGTGCTGATTTTTGCGCGCCGTGCCGCTACTCAGGTTGGGGCAACAACGATGGATCGCCCAGAGTGGGTGGCAGTACATCCTGATAAAAAGCATGTTTTTTGCACTCTGACTAACAATAAAAACCGTGGTAAAGAAGGTCAACCGGTGGGGGGACCTAACCCTCGTGAAAAGAATAATTATGGCCAAATTGTACGTTGGATGCCTGCGCAGGGGGATCATACCAATGCTGTATTTGCTTGGGATCTCTATTTGATTGCAGGTAATCCGACTGTACATAAAGGCACGTTGTATGCGGGAAGTGAGAATATCTCGGCAGACAATATGTTCAACAGTCCAGATGGTTTAGGTTTTGATGATGCTGGTCGCTTGTGGATCCTGACCGATGGTAATTATTCCAACCAAGGTGACTTTGCTGGTCAAGGTAATAATCAGATGCTGTGTGGCGATCCGATCACCGGAGAGGTAAAACGTTTTTTGACTGGGCCAATTGCGTGTGAAATTACAGGCTTAACTTTTAGCCCTGATCACAAAACTATGTTTGTTGGGGTTCAACATCCTGGTGAAGAGGGCGCTCCTTCTCATTTCCCTTATGGCGGAAACAGCAAACCTCGCTCCACAGTGATGATGATCACTCGTGAAGATGGTGGAGTGATCGGCGCATAA
- a CDS encoding arginase family protein, with amino-acid sequence MLSLFKRYRLHRTSSHPTSTFGFMTVCQRVKPMSLVEFEFAQQSLDVASDWLYQQQSGWKTVDANHYLLEGQHHTAFQQALNQSATMGVLPVAFSNCHEVLLHSLPVLAQDNPSFGIVHIGHGFELKSSLDLQVGSAFHFALSRFSQAKLFCIGIDAEHINTQTLEYAEDLGCDWVSHEECGFLNRAQLKTQLSGYIEHCEQLVLNIDLASLVPSNGLEAHKVLDNQVVLRVLRQIVLSGKLRYIQLVGAKDKLIYSKQTKEIVDELMSLAPHLVHAA; translated from the coding sequence ATGCTTAGCTTATTCAAACGCTACCGTTTACATCGTACATCCAGTCATCCAACGTCAACGTTTGGCTTTATGACCGTGTGTCAGCGCGTAAAGCCGATGTCGTTGGTAGAGTTTGAGTTTGCTCAGCAGAGTTTGGATGTGGCGTCTGACTGGTTGTATCAGCAGCAATCGGGTTGGAAAACCGTGGATGCCAATCACTACCTTCTTGAAGGGCAACACCATACCGCCTTTCAACAAGCACTGAATCAGTCCGCGACAATGGGAGTGCTCCCTGTTGCTTTTAGCAACTGCCATGAGGTGTTGTTGCACAGTTTGCCTGTACTTGCACAAGACAATCCGAGTTTTGGCATTGTGCATATCGGACATGGTTTTGAGCTGAAATCGAGCCTGGACTTGCAAGTAGGCAGTGCTTTTCATTTTGCATTATCGCGCTTTTCACAAGCGAAACTGTTTTGTATTGGCATTGATGCTGAACATATTAATACTCAAACTTTGGAGTACGCCGAAGATTTAGGTTGTGACTGGGTTAGCCATGAAGAGTGTGGTTTTCTCAATCGCGCTCAACTTAAAACCCAACTCAGTGGATATATTGAACATTGTGAACAACTAGTGCTGAATATTGACCTTGCTTCTTTAGTGCCAAGCAATGGACTGGAGGCACATAAAGTGCTTGATAATCAAGTTGTATTGCGTGTCCTTCGTCAAATCGTGCTTTCGGGTAAGCTGCGTTATATTCAGTTAGTCGGTGCAAAAGATAAGCTGATTTACTCCAAACAGACTAAAGAAATTGTCGATGAACTGATGAGTTTGGCTCCGCACTTAGTACATGCCGCATAA
- a CDS encoding IclR family transcriptional regulator translates to MNETKISANQVNEKSLQLLMQVAVNPEPVSAKGLSEQLQVPLSSLYRHLKLLKEWNLIEESPYDKTLIIGPAALLLMRSYETSPHNLDAVEAVLSRLQKQTGEMAAYMVPVGYRALCVSQKESMQALRCSFVQGQSQPLLRGASSKVMLAYMPAARCEKILRYFGEDPTLDKWQSEFEKIRRHGYAVSTSEIDPGVSGISAPVMKGSKLIGAISVMAPAHRVESNKQRIILHVLQAARALPPER, encoded by the coding sequence ATGAACGAAACAAAGATTTCAGCAAACCAAGTTAATGAAAAATCACTGCAATTGCTGATGCAAGTGGCAGTAAACCCAGAGCCTGTATCTGCGAAAGGATTAAGTGAACAACTGCAAGTTCCTCTGAGTAGTCTTTACCGACATTTGAAACTACTCAAAGAGTGGAACTTGATAGAAGAAAGTCCATACGACAAAACCTTGATCATCGGTCCAGCAGCTTTGCTGTTGATGAGAAGCTACGAAACAAGCCCACACAACCTTGATGCAGTGGAAGCGGTATTGAGCCGTTTACAAAAACAGACTGGGGAAATGGCCGCCTATATGGTGCCAGTTGGTTACCGAGCTTTATGCGTTAGCCAAAAAGAAAGTATGCAGGCGCTTCGATGCAGCTTCGTCCAGGGTCAAAGTCAACCCCTGCTTCGAGGTGCCTCATCTAAAGTGATGTTGGCGTATATGCCTGCCGCACGTTGCGAGAAGATCTTACGTTATTTTGGTGAGGATCCGACGCTAGACAAATGGCAGAGTGAGTTTGAAAAAATACGTCGTCATGGCTATGCCGTGAGTACATCTGAAATCGATCCTGGGGTTTCTGGGATCAGTGCTCCGGTGATGAAAGGGAGTAAGTTGATTGGTGCAATCTCGGTGATGGCTCCTGCTCATCGTGTTGAGAGCAACAAACAACGAATAATTTTACACGTACTGCAAGCCGCACGGGCGTTGCCACCAGAAAGGTAA